The following proteins come from a genomic window of Campylobacter coli 76339:
- a CDS encoding 5-nucleotidase SurE — protein sequence MKEILITNDDGFESEGLRKLIKMLKKEFKAKITIVAPATEKSACSHSITLTKPLRFIKVGKRFYKLDDGTPADCVYLALHALYKTRLPDLVISGINKGANVGEDITYSGTCAGAMEAVLQGIPAIALSQFYKKSEKELDFKNALKVTKKIVQNIFDKGFPLGKKEFLNINFPAKSNIKGIKICKAGKRVYNFEAHSNINPRGMEYYWLAAANLDFEDEKDSDIALLKKGYVTITPIMLDLSAYDKMKKVKKWLKANNE from the coding sequence ATGAAAGAAATTCTTATTACCAATGATGATGGTTTTGAAAGTGAGGGACTTAGAAAACTCATTAAAATGCTAAAAAAAGAATTTAAAGCAAAAATTACCATAGTCGCACCTGCTACTGAAAAATCAGCTTGTTCACATTCTATAACCCTTACAAAACCTTTGCGTTTTATCAAGGTAGGAAAAAGATTTTACAAGCTTGATGATGGAACTCCTGCAGATTGCGTTTATCTTGCTCTTCATGCGCTTTATAAAACGCGTTTGCCTGATCTTGTAATAAGTGGGATTAACAAGGGTGCAAATGTGGGTGAAGATATCACATATTCAGGTACTTGTGCAGGCGCTATGGAAGCAGTTTTGCAAGGAATTCCTGCTATAGCTCTTTCGCAATTTTATAAAAAAAGCGAAAAAGAGCTTGATTTTAAAAACGCTTTAAAAGTCACTAAAAAAATCGTTCAAAATATCTTTGATAAAGGCTTTCCTTTAGGAAAAAAAGAATTTTTAAATATTAATTTTCCAGCAAAATCTAATATAAAAGGCATTAAAATTTGTAAAGCAGGCAAGCGAGTGTATAATTTTGAGGCGCATTCAAATATCAATCCGCGCGGGATGGAGTATTATTGGCTAGCAGCAGCAAATTTGGATTTTGAGGATGAGAAAGATAGCGATATAGCTTTATTAAAAAAAGGTTATGTGACTATAACCCCTATAATGCTTGATTTAAGCGCTTATGACAAAATGAAAAAAGTAAAAAAATGGTTAAAGGCAAATAATGAATGA
- a CDS encoding Pantoate--beta-alanine ligase, translating to MEVITSVKEAKQITKNWKSHNLSIGYVPTMGFLHDGHLSLIKNAKTQDKVIVSIFVNPMQFGPNEDFSSYPRDLERDIKMCQDNGVDMVFIPDAAQMYLKNFSTYVDMNTITDKLCGAKRPGHFRGVCTVLAKFFNILNPDIVYMGQKDAQQCVVVRHMVDDLNFDLKIQICPIIREEDGLAKSSRNVYLSEEERKASLAISQSIFLAEKLVQEGEKDTSKIIQAMKDILEKEKLIKIDYIELVDFNTMENIENIADNVLGAVAAFVGKTRLIDNFLVQGLK from the coding sequence ATGGAAGTTATTACTTCTGTCAAAGAAGCAAAACAAATTACAAAAAATTGGAAATCACATAATCTTAGTATAGGCTATGTTCCAACCATGGGTTTTTTGCACGATGGGCATTTAAGTTTAATCAAAAATGCCAAAACACAAGATAAAGTTATAGTAAGTATCTTTGTAAATCCTATGCAATTTGGGCCTAATGAAGATTTTTCTAGTTATCCAAGAGATTTAGAACGCGACATTAAAATGTGTCAAGATAATGGCGTTGATATGGTTTTTATCCCCGATGCAGCTCAAATGTATCTTAAGAATTTTAGCACCTATGTGGATATGAACACGATCACGGATAAACTTTGTGGAGCTAAAAGACCGGGACATTTTAGAGGCGTTTGCACAGTTTTGGCTAAATTTTTTAATATCCTAAACCCTGACATAGTCTATATGGGGCAAAAAGACGCGCAGCAATGCGTAGTCGTTAGGCATATGGTTGATGATTTAAATTTTGATTTAAAAATTCAAATTTGTCCTATCATTAGAGAAGAAGATGGCTTAGCTAAAAGCTCTAGAAATGTATATCTTAGCGAAGAAGAAAGAAAAGCGTCACTAGCTATATCTCAAAGCATTTTTTTAGCTGAAAAATTAGTCCAAGAAGGAGAAAAAGATACTTCCAAAATTATCCAAGCTATGAAAGATATTTTAGAAAAAGAAAAATTAATCAAAATCGATTATATAGAATTAGTTGATTTTAACACTATGGAAAATATTGAAAATATCGCCGATAATGTTTTAGGAGCAGTGGCTGCTTTTGTTGGAAAAACAAGACTCATTGATAATTTTTTAGTACAAGGATTAAAATGA
- a CDS encoding Aspartate 1-decarboxylase: MNITLLKSKIHRASVTEARLDYVGSISIDEKLLQASGILEYEKVQVVNVNNGARFETYTIATQEEGVVCLNGAAARLAEVGDKIIIMSYADFNEEEAKTFKPKVVFVDENNTATKITNYEKHGAIF; the protein is encoded by the coding sequence ATGAACATTACTTTACTCAAATCAAAAATACACCGCGCAAGCGTAACAGAAGCTAGGCTTGATTATGTAGGGAGTATAAGCATAGATGAAAAATTATTGCAAGCGAGTGGAATTTTAGAATACGAAAAAGTTCAAGTAGTTAATGTCAATAATGGCGCTAGATTTGAAACCTACACCATCGCTACGCAAGAAGAAGGGGTTGTATGCTTAAATGGTGCTGCGGCTCGTCTTGCTGAAGTGGGAGATAAAATTATCATCATGTCTTATGCTGATTTTAACGAAGAAGAAGCAAAAACATTTAAACCAAAAGTTGTCTTTGTAGATGAAAATAACACTGCTACAAAAATAACAAATTATGAAAAACACGGAGCTATTTTCTAA
- a CDS encoding Cytolethal distending toxin subunit A, which produces MQKIKFSIMFLIVTIIFSACSSKEQQINPLGRSYGKFSDNDPLKLGSKPTPPVKQNTPSLVEGKKFPAIPLVPPVITPNTFRGDNAVKGPLPRLKSPNEFASNALYENTGMVSDFVTIMNPNGASLTIWALNPGNWIWGYSLFASRPFGDARAWQLIEFPNNTVMIKNAKTFTCLNAYRNGIVHYPCDQTNFAQFWRLYPMTNGAYQIQNFATQQCIQTPVSNVMEEFNLSFYNIYLTDCLKEKEKNLDRQWYIGAPI; this is translated from the coding sequence ATGCAAAAAATAAAATTTAGCATAATGTTTTTGATTGTGACAATCATTTTTTCAGCTTGCTCTTCAAAAGAACAACAAATCAACCCCTTAGGAAGATCCTATGGTAAATTTAGCGATAACGATCCTTTAAAGCTTGGCTCAAAACCCACACCCCCTGTTAAACAAAATACACCAAGCTTAGTGGAAGGTAAAAAATTTCCTGCCATACCGCTTGTCCCACCTGTAATCACTCCTAATACTTTTAGAGGAGATAACGCTGTCAAAGGACCTTTGCCAAGGCTAAAATCTCCAAATGAATTTGCTTCAAATGCTTTATACGAAAACACAGGTATGGTAAGTGATTTTGTCACTATTATGAATCCTAATGGAGCATCTTTAACAATCTGGGCTTTAAATCCTGGCAATTGGATATGGGGATATAGTTTATTTGCTAGTAGACCTTTTGGAGATGCAAGAGCTTGGCAGCTCATTGAATTTCCAAACAATACTGTAATGATTAAAAATGCAAAAACATTTACTTGCTTAAATGCCTATAGAAATGGCATCGTTCATTATCCTTGCGATCAAACAAACTTCGCGCAATTTTGGAGACTTTACCCGATGACTAATGGAGCCTATCAAATTCAAAATTTTGCCACTCAACAATGTATACAAACACCTGTTTCAAATGTAATGGAAGAATTTAATTTGAGCTTTTACAATATTTATTTAACCGATTGTTTGAAAGAAAAAGAAAAGAATTTGGATAGACAGTGGTATATAGGTGCTCCTATTTAA
- a CDS encoding 8-amino-7-oxononanoate synthase yields MSLENILETLEKNHNLRKLTSLKHEGNFVFKEGKKLLNLAGNDYLNLSSCKSLKDEFLDNVKEQDLFFSSSSSRSLSGNFTIYEELESFLKSKFKEKEILHFNSGYHLNISCIAALASIPNTLFLADKFIHASMIDGLKLGGAKFFRFHHNDMNHLENLIQKHYDHYENIIILSEALFSMDGDFSDFNTLIAFKEKYPKIKLYIDEAHSVGCFDEEGLGLVKALNLEEKVDFIVFTFGKALASMGACIICNNLYKSFFINKARAFIYSTALPPINIAWTKFIFEKMSELKEKREKLQIIGNFFKNQLIEKNHQILGDAYIISLILGENQKAIELAKKLETNGIFAPAIKEPTVPKNTARIRFSLHAGLSKEDLKKVVELL; encoded by the coding sequence ATGAGCCTTGAAAATATCTTAGAAACCCTTGAAAAAAATCATAATCTTAGAAAACTTACAAGCCTCAAACATGAAGGAAATTTTGTTTTTAAAGAGGGCAAAAAGCTTTTAAATTTAGCGGGGAATGATTATTTAAATTTAAGCTCTTGCAAATCTTTAAAAGATGAATTTTTAGACAATGTCAAAGAACAAGACTTATTTTTTTCAAGCTCAAGTTCAAGGAGCTTGAGTGGAAATTTTACAATTTATGAGGAATTAGAAAGCTTTTTAAAATCCAAATTTAAAGAAAAAGAAATCTTACATTTTAACAGCGGTTATCATCTTAATATCTCTTGTATAGCTGCACTTGCGAGCATTCCAAATACACTTTTTTTAGCAGATAAATTCATCCATGCAAGTATGATTGATGGACTAAAACTTGGCGGAGCAAAATTTTTTCGCTTTCATCATAACGATATGAATCATTTAGAAAATTTAATTCAAAAACATTATGATCATTATGAAAATATCATCATTTTAAGCGAAGCATTATTTAGCATGGATGGTGATTTTTCTGATTTTAATACACTCATCGCCTTTAAAGAAAAATATCCTAAAATCAAACTTTATATCGATGAAGCGCACAGCGTGGGTTGCTTTGATGAGGAGGGCTTGGGACTTGTTAAAGCTTTAAATTTGGAAGAAAAGGTTGATTTTATAGTTTTTACCTTTGGCAAGGCTCTTGCTTCTATGGGTGCTTGCATTATTTGTAATAATCTTTACAAAAGCTTTTTTATCAACAAGGCTAGAGCTTTTATTTATTCTACAGCGCTACCTCCTATCAATATAGCTTGGACAAAATTTATTTTTGAAAAAATGAGCGAGCTAAAAGAAAAAAGAGAAAAACTACAAATCATAGGCAACTTTTTTAAAAATCAACTCATAGAAAAAAATCATCAAATTTTAGGTGATGCTTACATCATCTCCTTGATTTTGGGAGAAAATCAAAAGGCTATAGAATTAGCAAAAAAACTTGAAACAAATGGCATTTTTGCACCCGCTATAAAAGAACCTACGGTGCCTAAAAATACAGCTAGAATTCGTTTTTCTTTGCATGCAGGACTTAGTAAAGAAGATTTAAAGAAAGTGGTAGAACTTTTATGA
- a CDS encoding Molybdenum ABC transporter, periplasmic molybdenum-binding protein ModA (TC 3.A.1.8.1) gives MKKLVLIFIVLFLSLNLNAQNLSVFVASSASKAMEEIKNEFLKSHPNDNIDLVFGASGKYYQLLKQGREFDLFFSADTKYAQAIYEDQNALDKPKVYVLGILALYSLDESLLEGGIEKLKDKANKIHHLSLANPKVAPYGVAAKEVLENLNLDKLFEDKIVLGENISVPVLHVDSNNADLGIVAYSLVSSINHPKGKAILIDQKYFTPLKQSYVITRYAKDKKLAFEFSDFISSQKAKEIFKKYGFDTP, from the coding sequence GTGAAAAAGCTTGTGTTAATTTTTATAGTATTGTTTTTATCTTTAAATTTAAATGCACAAAATTTAAGTGTTTTCGTAGCTTCTTCAGCTTCAAAAGCTATGGAAGAAATCAAAAATGAATTTTTAAAATCACACCCTAATGACAATATAGATCTTGTTTTTGGTGCTTCGGGAAAGTATTATCAACTTTTGAAACAAGGTAGAGAATTTGATCTATTTTTTTCAGCCGATACAAAATACGCGCAAGCAATTTATGAGGATCAAAACGCTTTAGATAAACCAAAAGTTTATGTTTTAGGTATCTTAGCCTTATATAGCTTAGATGAAAGCTTACTTGAAGGTGGGATAGAAAAGCTAAAAGATAAGGCAAATAAAATTCATCACCTAAGCCTTGCAAATCCAAAAGTTGCTCCTTATGGAGTAGCTGCTAAAGAAGTGCTTGAAAATTTAAATTTAGACAAACTCTTTGAAGATAAAATTGTTTTAGGTGAAAATATCTCTGTGCCCGTTTTACATGTCGATAGCAATAATGCGGATTTGGGTATTGTGGCTTATTCTTTAGTATCTTCTATCAATCATCCCAAGGGCAAAGCTATTTTAATCGATCAAAAATACTTCACCCCTTTAAAACAAAGCTATGTCATCACAAGATACGCTAAAGATAAAAAATTAGCCTTTGAATTTAGCGATTTTATCAGCTCACAAAAAGCAAAAGAAATCTTTAAAAAATACGGATTTGACACACCTTGA
- a CDS encoding Molybdenum transport ATP-binding protein ModC (TC 3.A.1.8.1), translated as MIKIDIKLPINTAKGKKQLELNTCLKANEITAIFGESGAGKTTLLKIIAGLIKPEFGRIEVGDELWLDTQKNINLAIQKRKIGFVFQDYALFPNMSVKENISYAATSKQKVEELLSLMNLENLAKIYPKNLSGGQAQRVALARALAREPQILLLDEPLSALDFKMRSFLQDELVKILQHFKITTLLVSHDLAEIYKLSHRILELSDGKIIKDARTNEFFTSSNLSAKLRLSATLLEIKKSDILMIFTLLLNQDIVKITLSEEEFLRTYKDVKIGDTLLLSIKAFNPIIVGKLDKQK; from the coding sequence ATGATAAAAATCGATATAAAACTTCCCATTAACACAGCAAAAGGCAAGAAGCAACTAGAATTAAACACTTGCCTAAAAGCAAATGAAATCACTGCTATTTTTGGAGAAAGCGGTGCGGGAAAAACGACTCTACTTAAAATCATTGCAGGACTTATAAAACCTGAATTTGGGCGCATAGAAGTAGGAGATGAGCTTTGGCTTGATACCCAAAAAAATATCAATTTAGCCATACAAAAAAGAAAAATCGGCTTTGTTTTTCAAGATTATGCTCTTTTTCCAAATATGAGCGTAAAAGAAAACATTTCTTACGCTGCGACTTCAAAACAAAAAGTAGAAGAGCTTTTAAGCTTAATGAATTTAGAAAATTTAGCCAAAATTTATCCCAAAAATTTAAGCGGCGGACAAGCACAAAGAGTAGCTTTGGCAAGGGCTTTAGCAAGAGAGCCACAAATTTTACTTTTAGATGAGCCTTTGAGTGCATTAGACTTTAAAATGCGATCTTTTTTACAAGATGAGCTTGTGAAAATTTTACAACATTTTAAAATCACTACTTTATTGGTAAGTCACGATTTGGCTGAAATTTACAAATTAAGTCATAGAATTTTAGAGCTTAGTGATGGAAAAATCATCAAAGATGCAAGAACAAATGAATTTTTTACCTCATCAAATTTAAGTGCGAAACTGCGTTTAAGTGCGACTTTGCTTGAGATTAAAAAAAGTGATATTTTGATGATTTTTACCCTACTTTTAAATCAAGATATCGTTAAAATCACACTTAGTGAAGAGGAATTTTTAAGAACTTATAAAGATGTAAAAATCGGCGATACGCTTTTACTATCCATAAAAGCCTTTAACCCTATCATAGTAGGCAAACTTGATAAACAAAAGTAA
- a CDS encoding Molybdenum transport system permease protein ModB (TC 3.A.1.8.1), whose product MDNDFLQTLYLTFKLAFITTFILFFIGVFLAYLLSFVKFPFKSLVQTFVALPLVLPPSVLGFYLLISFSQNSFLGQFLKEYFNLSLVFSFEGLVFASLIFSLPFMVNPLQSAFSSINQNLLDASYALGKGKIYTLFRVILPNSKVGIFSACAMSFAHTIGEFGVVMMIGGHKKGETLVASIAIYDELEVLNYTLAHQYAFTLFAISFTILLSLYFVNKKIAL is encoded by the coding sequence ATGGATAATGATTTTTTACAAACCCTTTATCTTACCTTTAAACTTGCATTTATCACTACCTTTATACTCTTTTTCATCGGAGTATTTTTAGCCTATCTTTTAAGCTTTGTGAAATTTCCTTTTAAAAGCTTGGTGCAAACCTTTGTAGCTTTGCCCTTGGTTTTGCCTCCAAGTGTTTTGGGATTTTATTTACTCATAAGCTTTTCACAAAACAGCTTTTTAGGACAATTTTTAAAAGAATATTTTAACCTTTCTTTGGTTTTTAGCTTTGAAGGTTTAGTATTTGCTTCTTTGATTTTTTCTCTGCCCTTTATGGTAAATCCTTTACAAAGTGCTTTTTCATCGATCAATCAAAACCTACTTGATGCTTCTTATGCTCTAGGAAAGGGTAAAATTTATACACTTTTTAGAGTGATTTTACCCAATTCTAAAGTAGGGATTTTTAGTGCTTGCGCGATGAGTTTTGCACACACCATCGGTGAATTTGGAGTGGTGATGATGATAGGTGGACACAAAAAAGGTGAAACTTTGGTCGCAAGTATCGCTATTTATGATGAGCTTGAAGTTTTAAACTATACCTTAGCGCATCAATACGCTTTTACTTTATTTGCGATTTCTTTTACCATACTCTTAAGTCTTTATTTTGTAAATAAAAAAATCGCTCTATAG
- a CDS encoding Biotin synthesis protein BioG, producing the protein MKISNLIQNENSQELILVFGGFASHPSHFAHLKSDKNVVLVYDYENLDFKFDLNSFSKITLIAFSMGVCVASRVLKDIEFSQKIAINGTPFGIDKLKGIHPAIFAKQIKKFDLTAFKKSLFKERENEAKNFIFKDEKDLKTELEKLFEFASKERNESFIWDKIYSSNNDEIFPQNTLKNTFSKLIFLNEPHFAFFHFKTWDEI; encoded by the coding sequence ATGAAAATAAGTAATTTAATTCAAAATGAAAACTCACAAGAACTTATCTTAGTATTTGGCGGTTTTGCTTCACATCCTAGCCATTTTGCACATTTAAAAAGCGATAAAAATGTAGTTTTGGTTTATGATTATGAAAATTTAGACTTTAAATTTGATTTAAACTCTTTTTCTAAAATCACTCTCATAGCTTTTTCTATGGGAGTTTGCGTAGCAAGTAGAGTTTTAAAAGATATAGAGTTTTCGCAAAAAATAGCTATCAATGGCACTCCTTTTGGCATAGATAAATTAAAAGGAATTCATCCTGCAATTTTTGCTAAGCAAATTAAAAAATTTGATCTTACGGCTTTTAAAAAATCTTTATTTAAAGAGCGCGAAAATGAAGCAAAAAATTTTATTTTTAAAGATGAAAAAGATTTAAAAACCGAGCTTGAAAAACTTTTCGAATTTGCCTCAAAAGAGCGTAATGAAAGCTTTATTTGGGACAAAATTTACTCAAGCAATAATGATGAAATTTTTCCTCAAAATACTTTAAAAAATACTTTTTCAAAGCTTATTTTCCTAAATGAGCCGCATTTTGCTTTTTTTCATTTTAAAACTTGGGATGAAATTTGA
- a CDS encoding glycerol-3-phosphate transporter: MFDFFKPKAKSVKFPKEEILPRYYKMRTWSLSGIFIGYMGYYLVRNNITLSTPFIQNQLELSKSDIGTITGSMLIAYGISKGAMSVLSDKADPRKYMALGLILCALINVLLGFSNSFYAYVGFVIALGVFQGMGVGPSFITLANWYPKKERGIYTAIWNISHNLGGGIIAPIVSLSGFALAAFLGVSLADFNETHWHINHFYVPALCAILISLYVLYAVKGSPKNEGLVDIGEINEMRGIKTEEIKAVESPNLSSLEIFYRYVLRNKNAWYVAWMDTFVYMVRFGLISWLPIYLLETKGFSKEQMGIAFWLFEWAAIPSTLLAGYISDKIFKGYRMPPAIAAMAIIFFMIIGYFSSSNLYMVIFFAAMAGCLIYIPQFLASVQTMEVVPAFAVGSCVGLRGFMSYVVGASLGTKAIGWAVDYYGSWNAGLIMLLSACILCILCAILCHFSAKNKYQ; this comes from the coding sequence ATGTTTGATTTTTTCAAACCAAAAGCAAAGTCTGTAAAATTTCCCAAAGAAGAAATTTTACCTAGATACTACAAGATGAGAACTTGGAGTTTAAGTGGAATTTTTATAGGATACATGGGATATTATCTCGTGCGAAATAATATCACTCTTTCAACTCCATTTATACAAAATCAACTCGAACTTAGCAAATCAGATATCGGAACAATCACAGGTTCTATGCTCATAGCCTATGGGATCAGCAAAGGTGCGATGAGTGTACTTAGTGATAAGGCTGATCCTAGAAAATATATGGCTTTAGGGCTTATTTTATGTGCTCTTATAAATGTTTTACTGGGTTTTTCAAATTCTTTTTATGCTTATGTGGGCTTTGTTATCGCACTTGGAGTGTTTCAAGGTATGGGTGTTGGCCCTTCTTTTATCACTTTGGCAAATTGGTATCCTAAAAAAGAACGGGGAATTTACACGGCCATTTGGAATATCTCGCACAATTTAGGAGGAGGTATAATCGCTCCTATAGTATCGCTTTCTGGATTTGCTTTAGCAGCATTTTTAGGCGTAAGCTTAGCAGATTTTAATGAAACGCATTGGCATATCAATCATTTTTATGTTCCTGCGCTTTGTGCAATTTTAATCAGTCTTTATGTACTTTATGCAGTCAAAGGAAGTCCTAAAAATGAAGGTTTGGTTGATATTGGCGAAATCAATGAAATGAGAGGTATTAAAACCGAAGAAATCAAAGCTGTAGAAAGTCCAAATTTAAGTAGTCTTGAAATTTTTTATCGCTATGTGCTTAGAAATAAAAATGCTTGGTATGTAGCTTGGATGGATACTTTTGTTTATATGGTACGCTTTGGGCTTATTTCTTGGCTTCCTATTTATCTGCTTGAAACAAAAGGCTTTAGCAAAGAGCAAATGGGCATTGCATTTTGGCTTTTTGAGTGGGCTGCTATACCTTCTACCTTGCTTGCAGGATATATTTCAGATAAAATCTTTAAAGGCTATAGAATGCCTCCTGCGATTGCAGCTATGGCGATCATTTTCTTTATGATTATCGGATATTTTAGCTCGAGCAATCTTTATATGGTGATTTTCTTTGCAGCTATGGCAGGATGTTTGATCTATATACCACAATTTTTAGCAAGCGTTCAAACGATGGAAGTTGTTCCTGCTTTTGCAGTAGGATCTTGTGTAGGACTTCGTGGTTTTATGAGTTATGTAGTGGGTGCTTCACTTGGAACAAAGGCCATAGGCTGGGCTGTAGATTATTATGGTAGTTGGAATGCCGGACTTATAATGCTCCTAAGCGCTTGCATACTTTGCATACTTTGTGCTATCTTATGCCATTTTAGTGCAAAAAATAAATATCAATAA
- a CDS encoding MoeB/thiF family protein yields MNDRFTRIKWLVSDENFDKISQTKVLVCGLGGVGGMCVDALYRSGFQNLTLIDADKFEITNQNRQIHSENLGEEKAKVFARIYNAKGIVSKIDNEFLANFDLSEFDLIVDAIDDIPAKVALANLIDFKRQIFISSTGGARKLDPTRIKTTSIFKTHGDALAKKFRYELRKSGFKGNFDVVFSDEEAHCKDLGSFMGVTASFGLALASLALRKVLAR; encoded by the coding sequence ATGAATGATAGATTTACGCGTATAAAATGGCTAGTAAGCGATGAAAATTTCGATAAAATTTCACAAACCAAAGTACTCGTATGTGGACTTGGCGGAGTAGGTGGAATGTGCGTGGATGCACTTTATCGTAGCGGTTTTCAAAATCTTACTTTAATCGATGCGGATAAATTTGAAATCACCAATCAAAACCGCCAAATTCATAGTGAAAATTTAGGCGAAGAAAAAGCTAAGGTTTTTGCTAGAATTTACAATGCTAAGGGTATAGTAAGTAAAATAGATAATGAATTTTTAGCAAATTTTGATTTAAGCGAATTTGATTTAATCGTCGATGCGATTGATGATATCCCTGCAAAAGTAGCACTTGCTAATTTGATCGATTTTAAGCGTCAAATTTTTATCTCTTCTACGGGTGGGGCTAGAAAGCTTGATCCTACGCGTATAAAAACTACAAGTATATTTAAAACCCACGGAGATGCTTTAGCAAAAAAATTTCGTTACGAGCTTAGAAAATCAGGTTTTAAAGGAAATTTTGATGTGGTTTTTTCAGATGAGGAAGCGCATTGTAAAGATCTTGGATCTTTTATGGGTGTGACTGCATCTTTTGGTTTAGCTTTAGCAAGTTTAGCATTAAGAAAAGTTCTTGCTAGATAA
- a CDS encoding 3-methyl-2-oxobutanoate hydroxymethyltransferase, which yields MRKSILSFLEKKGKNEKITMVSAYDYHSAKILDNCDIDIILVGDSLAMTVLGMQDTLSVTMDEMLIFTKAVSRGAKKSFVLADMPFMSYQSSDHDAILNASRFIKESHANGVKVEGGIEIASKIKLISQSGIPVVAHLGLTPQAVNMLGGYRVQGKDLQSAQKIIDDAKAVQDAGACMLVLECVPVKLAQKISSILEIPTIGIGSGKYCDGQVLVYHDLLGLNKDFKAKFVKYFDKIDPQVGVEKYRDEVKSGIFPSEEHSFDYLDDELLDKLY from the coding sequence ATGAGAAAAAGTATTCTTAGTTTTTTGGAAAAAAAAGGTAAAAATGAAAAAATAACCATGGTAAGTGCCTATGACTATCATAGTGCAAAAATTCTAGATAATTGCGATATAGATATCATATTGGTTGGAGATTCATTAGCTATGACAGTGCTTGGTATGCAAGATACTTTAAGTGTGACCATGGATGAAATGTTGATCTTTACCAAAGCTGTTTCTCGCGGAGCTAAAAAGTCTTTCGTACTTGCTGATATGCCTTTTATGTCTTATCAAAGTTCAGATCATGACGCTATCTTAAATGCCTCAAGATTTATCAAAGAAAGCCATGCAAATGGGGTAAAAGTGGAAGGGGGTATAGAAATCGCAAGTAAGATTAAATTGATTTCCCAATCAGGAATACCCGTCGTTGCTCACCTAGGTTTAACCCCACAAGCTGTAAATATGCTAGGTGGATATAGAGTTCAAGGTAAAGATTTGCAATCAGCTCAAAAAATCATAGATGATGCAAAAGCTGTGCAAGATGCGGGTGCTTGTATGTTAGTTTTAGAATGCGTGCCTGTAAAATTAGCACAAAAAATAAGCTCTATTTTAGAAATTCCAACAATCGGCATAGGTTCAGGTAAATACTGCGATGGACAAGTTTTAGTTTATCATGATCTTTTGGGTTTAAATAAAGATTTTAAAGCAAAATTTGTAAAGTATTTTGATAAAATTGACCCTCAAGTAGGAGTTGAAAAATATAGAGATGAAGTTAAAAGCGGTATTTTTCCTTCTGAAGAGCACAGCTTTGATTATTTAGATGATGAATTATTAGATAAATTATACTAA
- a CDS encoding Biotin synthesis protein BioC, with protein MNFLKAKDYQKHAKVQDLMGLKLCEILKNLEISHFKKVFEFGCGRGEFSDKLSKIITFDEYLKNDILDYPDNLNVEIFDMNTLATQILSKQKFDLITSNASLQWLDLKQVLPTLANMLNEKGILLLSTFGKMNLKEIKQSTGLGLKYFSTKELEQIFKPYFSDIKITEEIANLEFQNALEVFRHLKLSGVNSLGFYRLNKQFLKEFEEKFQNKLTYHPIFILCKKDTK; from the coding sequence TTGAATTTTTTAAAAGCAAAAGATTATCAAAAACACGCAAAAGTGCAAGATTTAATGGGTTTAAAACTTTGTGAAATTTTAAAAAATTTAGAAATTTCGCATTTTAAAAAAGTGTTTGAATTTGGTTGTGGTAGGGGCGAATTTAGCGACAAACTTTCAAAAATTATCACTTTTGATGAATATCTAAAAAATGATATTTTGGATTATCCTGACAATCTTAATGTAGAAATTTTTGATATGAATACCCTAGCTACACAGATTTTAAGTAAGCAAAAATTTGATCTTATCACTTCTAATGCGAGTTTACAATGGCTTGATTTAAAGCAGGTTTTGCCCACGCTAGCAAATATGTTAAATGAAAAAGGAATTTTACTTCTTTCTACTTTTGGAAAAATGAATTTAAAAGAGATCAAACAAAGCACAGGCTTGGGTTTAAAATATTTTAGCACAAAAGAACTTGAACAAATTTTCAAACCCTATTTTTCTGATATTAAAATCACAGAAGAAATTGCAAATTTGGAATTTCAAAACGCTTTAGAGGTTTTTAGGCATTTGAAATTAAGTGGAGTAAATTCTTTGGGATTTTATCGCTTAAACAAGCAATTCTTAAAAGAATTTGAAGAAAAATTCCAAAATAAACTCACTTATCATCCTATTTTTATTTTATGCAAAAAAGATACAAAATAA